In Pelagovum sp. HNIBRBA483, the genomic stretch AACACGCGCGTGACGGCAGAACTTGCAATTGCGCTTGTTGCCATGTGGCAGCTTGAAGCCATTCAAACAGTCGGTGATGGCACCGGTGGTGTGATCGATGCCGCAACCATCGCCGAAGAGCAGCGATTCATGGATTTCACCCTGCCCGATCTCAGCGCAGATTGAGGTGTGATACGTGGCGAGTGAACACGAAATCATTGAAGAAGAACTAGTTTACGGTGCCCTTCGCCGTGAGCGGACGTGGCAACGACTCGGCCTCATGGGGCTGATCTTTGGCATCTTGGGCTGTCTGAGTGCGGCCGCTGTTGCACTGCTCGACGTCGATCCACCGCCCGTCGTCGTGCCCTATGATCCTGCGACCGGCTTTGCACTTCCCGAGGTCTCTGTCGGAGCCACCACAGTTACGGAAAACCAGGCCATCATTGAGGCGGAAGTGTTCCGCTACATCAGTGACCGCGAGGTCTACAACCAACTCGACAATGATGTGAGGGTTCGCAGTGTTTTGAGGCGATCCGACGGCGCCGCTGAAGCTTCGCTGCGCCAAATCTGGAATAGTGCCAATGCGGACTACCCGCCCACGCTTTATGGCACGAGCGGCCGTCTAGACGTCGAAGTCCTCAGTATCAATCGGATCGGCATCAATCGCGCTACAGTCCGTCTGCGCAAACGCCTCAACTCAATCAACGGCGTTCAAACCGGCCTGTTCACCGCCACTCTACTTTTTGAGTTCCGACCCGAGGCCAGCCGCTCCATCGATCAGGTTTGGACCAACCCCTTTGGCTTCACCGTGCTGGAATATTCTATCCGCTCCGACAGATTGGAGAATTAATGCGTTTCTGGAATTCACTCCAAAATACCTTGTCGCCAATGTCCCGAGAGCGCGAAGCGCGGCAGGGTATTGGCGACGCAACTCATTCCGGAAACGCATGTTTGTTCCCAGTTCGACTTTTCTTATTGCTGATTGCCCTATTGCCTGGCCTCGCTTTCGCCGAAGCCATTCCGCGTGGCGGACCCAATGACAGTCGCGTTCGATTGGCCACATATCAAGGTGCGCAGGTCTATCGACTCAATGTTTCCCTCACCCACGTGACAACAGTCGAATTCGGTGAAGGCGAAAGCATCCGCTCGATCATTGCAGGCGACACTGAGGGCTTTGAGATCGATGGCGTTCCTGGCGGTCAAGCCTTCGCGATCAAACCTGTCGCACGCGGCGTACATACCAATGTGACTGTCTACACCAACCGGCGCAGCTATTACTTCAACGTCCAGGAGACCCAAAGCCCCACCTTCTATGTGGTTCAGTTTCGCTATCCTGATGATGACGCGCGGCCAACCCGCGCAATTGCGAGCCAAGCCCCTAACTATAACTACGGGGCCAGCACGCAAGCCGAGTTCACCCCGACGCGCGTTTGGGATGATGGGACGTTTACGTATTTCGCGTTTGCCCGAAATGCGCCGGTGCCAGCCATCTTCCGATACTCCAGTGGCCGCGAGCGCACGGTAAACACGCAGGCCATCGAGGATGGTGTGATCCGCGTCTCAGGCGTGAACACGCAGTGGGTGCTGCGTCTCGGGGATGAAGTAGTCTGCATTCAGGCGACCTCACCAGCAGGGGCGTCATCATGAGCGATACGGGAGACGCAGAGCTCGAAAAACGCCTCGCCGCACTAGAGCAGGGCGGACATCGCGGGGGTTCACCCAAGGCTAGACGCTCGCCCCTTCTGGCCCTCATCGTCGTCGCACTCGTTGGTGCAGGTGGCGCCGTTCTCTACATGGTCTCCGGACCAGATGAGGAAACGGCTCTGCCAACAGCCACACCTGATGTGTTTCAAAATGAGGGTGACGGCTTTGGTGCGATCGAAGCCATACCTCCGCCCCTTGCCCCGGAAACCCAGATTGTCGTAGCCCCCGCCGCACCTTCTGAGCCCAACGCAGAGCTTCTCGCGCAACTGGCTGCTCTTCAGGCCCAGATCGAGGAATTGCGTAACGCTCCGGAACCCGTCGTCGAAGAAGATACGGCGGCTGCGGACGCCATTGATGGGCTAACAGCTCAGATCGCGGCCTTGCAAACTGCGTCGGAGGCAGCCCAACAGCTGTTTCAGGATGAATTGGCGGCGCGTGATCGCGAGCTGGAACAAATCCGTATGGACTTGGAATTGGCGCAACTTGAGGCCAATCGGCCAGTGCCCGCGCCAGTTCCTATCGGACCATCCGAGGAAGACCTCCTTGCGCGAGAGGCAGAACGGCTGCGCCGCGAAGAGGAAGCACGCCGCATAGCTGATCTTGAGCGACGCGCAGCAGAAGAACGCGCGTTTCAGGACCGCCGCATCGCGTCCCCGACGATTGCATTTGGCGGAACATCAGGGGCGAATGAAACCCCGCTTACCGAGCGCACATTCGGCGAGGTGACGGATTTTGTCTTGAACGGCGCATTGCCGACCTCCGTCACCCAAGCCGAGGTGATCGCCAACCCGTCCAACACCATCATTCAAGGCACGATGATTCAGGCTGTCATGGAAACTGCACTCGACAGCTCCCTGCCCGGTCAAACCCGCGCCGTTGTCTCCGAAGATGTCTTCAGCTTTGACGGATCGCGCCTTCTTATCCCGCGCGGCTCGCGGCTGATCGGGCGCTATCGCTCAGGGATCGATATTGCACAGCAGCGTGTCACCATCGCCTGGGACCGCATCATCCTACCAGACAATCAAACCATCCAGATCAGCTCCTTTGGTGGAGATGAATTGGGACGCTCCGGCGTTACTGGATTTGTGGACACGCGGTTCGCCGAGCGCTTTGGCTCCGCAGCTCTGATTTCGCTCATCTCGGCGGCCCCAAGTGCGGCGGCAGCCTCTGTAGAAGACGAAGCCGCAGCAGGTGTTCTCG encodes the following:
- a CDS encoding virB8 family protein, with translation MASEHEIIEEELVYGALRRERTWQRLGLMGLIFGILGCLSAAAVALLDVDPPPVVVPYDPATGFALPEVSVGATTVTENQAIIEAEVFRYISDREVYNQLDNDVRVRSVLRRSDGAAEASLRQIWNSANADYPPTLYGTSGRLDVEVLSINRIGINRATVRLRKRLNSINGVQTGLFTATLLFEFRPEASRSIDQVWTNPFGFTVLEYSIRSDRLEN
- a CDS encoding TrbI/VirB10 family protein encodes the protein MSDTGDAELEKRLAALEQGGHRGGSPKARRSPLLALIVVALVGAGGAVLYMVSGPDEETALPTATPDVFQNEGDGFGAIEAIPPPLAPETQIVVAPAAPSEPNAELLAQLAALQAQIEELRNAPEPVVEEDTAAADAIDGLTAQIAALQTASEAAQQLFQDELAARDRELEQIRMDLELAQLEANRPVPAPVPIGPSEEDLLAREAERLRREEEARRIADLERRAAEERAFQDRRIASPTIAFGGTSGANETPLTERTFGEVTDFVLNGALPTSVTQAEVIANPSNTIIQGTMIQAVMETALDSSLPGQTRAVVSEDVFSFDGSRLLIPRGSRLIGRYRSGIDIAQQRVTIAWDRIILPDNQTIQISSFGGDELGRSGVTGFVDTRFAERFGSAALISLISAAPSAAAASVEDEAAAGVLEDVGDDLANATDSVISDYLSIGPVIYVDQGARVTVMVDRDLEIF
- a CDS encoding TrbG/VirB9 family P-type conjugative transfer protein, coding for MFPVRLFLLLIALLPGLAFAEAIPRGGPNDSRVRLATYQGAQVYRLNVSLTHVTTVEFGEGESIRSIIAGDTEGFEIDGVPGGQAFAIKPVARGVHTNVTVYTNRRSYYFNVQETQSPTFYVVQFRYPDDDARPTRAIASQAPNYNYGASTQAEFTPTRVWDDGTFTYFAFARNAPVPAIFRYSSGRERTVNTQAIEDGVIRVSGVNTQWVLRLGDEVVCIQATSPAGASS